In Campylobacter concisus, the following are encoded in one genomic region:
- the rplP gene encoding 50S ribosomal protein L16: MLMPKRTKFRKQMKGRNRGYATRGASLATGEFALKAVEAGRINSRQIEAARQALTRHVKRQAKIWIRVFPDKPLTKKPLQTRMGKGKAGVEEWVMNIKPGRIIFEMAGVSEELAREALTLALHKLPFKSKFVTRESENEIY; the protein is encoded by the coding sequence ATGTTGATGCCTAAAAGAACGAAATTTCGTAAGCAAATGAAAGGTCGCAACCGTGGTTATGCGACTCGTGGAGCATCTTTAGCAACTGGCGAATTTGCACTTAAGGCTGTTGAAGCTGGTAGAATAAATTCACGCCAAATAGAAGCTGCTCGTCAAGCTCTAACTCGTCACGTAAAGAGACAGGCTAAAATTTGGATTAGGGTTTTCCCTGATAAGCCACTTACTAAAAAACCTCTACAAACTCGTATGGGTAAAGGTAAGGCTGGAGTTGAAGAGTGGGTTATGAATATCAAACCTGGTCGTATAATATTTGAAATGGCTGGTGTTAGCGAAGAGTTGGCTCGTGAAGCTCTAACTTTGGCTCTACACAAACTTCCTTTTAAATCAAAATTTGTAACGCGAGAGAGTGAAAATGAAATATACTGA
- the rpsC gene encoding 30S ribosomal protein S3: MGQKVNPIGLRLGINRNWESRWFPTKQSLPENIGEDYKIRAFLKKKLYYAGISQILIERTAKKLRVTVVAARPGIIIGKKGQDVENLKNEVSKLIGKEVNVNIKEERKAQASAQLAAENVAMQLEKRVAFRRAMKKVIQGAQKSGAKGIKISVAGRLGGAEMARTEWYLEGRVPLHTLRAKIDYGVAEAHTTYGNIGIKVWIFKGEVLQKGVQPEKTEEEAPKKTRRARRGK; this comes from the coding sequence ATGGGACAAAAAGTAAATCCAATAGGTCTTAGACTAGGAATTAACCGCAACTGGGAATCTAGATGGTTTCCAACCAAACAAAGTCTTCCTGAAAACATCGGTGAAGATTACAAAATTCGTGCATTTTTAAAGAAAAAACTTTACTATGCAGGAATTAGCCAAATTCTAATCGAAAGAACGGCTAAAAAACTTCGTGTAACCGTAGTTGCAGCTCGTCCTGGTATCATCATTGGCAAAAAAGGTCAAGATGTTGAAAATCTAAAGAACGAAGTTAGCAAACTTATCGGTAAAGAAGTAAATGTAAATATCAAAGAAGAAAGAAAAGCTCAAGCTTCAGCTCAACTTGCTGCTGAAAACGTAGCTATGCAACTTGAAAAGCGTGTTGCATTTAGACGTGCTATGAAAAAAGTTATCCAAGGTGCTCAAAAATCAGGCGCTAAAGGTATCAAAATTTCAGTTGCCGGTCGTTTAGGTGGCGCTGAGATGGCAAGAACCGAGTGGTATCTAGAAGGTCGCGTTCCGCTTCATACTCTTAGAGCAAAGATTGATTACGGTGTAGCTGAGGCTCATACGACTTATGGAAACATAGGTATTAAAGTATGGATTTTTAAAGGTGAGGTTCTTCAAAAAGGTGTTCAGCCTGAGAAAACTGAAGAAGAGGCACCTAAGAAAACACGTAGAGCAAGAAGAGGTAAATAA
- the rplX gene encoding 50S ribosomal protein L24, which yields MANVKFKVKKGDTVKIIAGDDKGKTGKILAVLAKKGQVIVEGCKVAKKAIKPSEKTPNGGHVNKEMPIDISNVAKVEG from the coding sequence ATGGCTAATGTAAAATTTAAAGTCAAAAAAGGCGATACTGTAAAGATCATCGCTGGTGACGATAAAGGCAAAACTGGTAAAATTTTAGCAGTTCTTGCAAAAAAAGGTCAGGTTATAGTTGAGGGATGCAAAGTAGCTAAAAAAGCTATCAAACCAAGCGAAAAAACTCCAAATGGTGGTCACGTAAATAAAGAGATGCCAATTGACATATCAAACGTCGCGAAAGTTGAAGGATAA
- the rplB gene encoding 50S ribosomal protein L2, with the protein MAIKSYKPYTPSRRYITGLSSEDITAKPSVRSLLVKLPASGGRNNNGRITSRHKEAGAKKLYRIIDFKRRKFGIEGKVEAIEYDPNRNCRIALIAYKDGEKRYIIRPNGLNVGDVIASIDEGSLDIKPGNAMKLRFIPVGTIVHNVELKPGKGAQIARSAGGYAQLMGKEEKYVILRMPSGEMRQVLAECMASIGVVGNEDWANITIGKAGRNRYRGIRPQTRGSAMNPVDHPHGGGEGKKNSGRHPVTPWGKPTKGAKTRRKKASDKLIISRRKGK; encoded by the coding sequence ATGGCTATAAAATCATATAAACCATATACACCTAGTCGCAGATATATCACTGGACTAAGCTCTGAAGATATAACAGCCAAGCCAAGCGTTAGAAGCTTGCTTGTTAAACTACCTGCATCTGGCGGTAGAAATAACAATGGTCGTATAACTTCAAGACATAAAGAGGCAGGTGCAAAAAAACTTTATCGTATCATCGACTTTAAACGTCGTAAATTTGGTATAGAAGGTAAAGTTGAAGCGATCGAGTACGATCCAAACAGAAACTGCCGTATCGCTCTTATAGCTTACAAAGATGGTGAAAAGCGCTATATCATTAGACCAAATGGCCTAAATGTTGGCGACGTTATCGCATCTATCGATGAGGGCTCACTAGATATTAAACCAGGCAACGCTATGAAACTAAGATTTATCCCAGTTGGTACTATCGTTCATAATGTAGAGTTAAAACCTGGCAAAGGCGCTCAGATAGCTCGTTCAGCTGGCGGTTATGCTCAGCTAATGGGTAAAGAAGAGAAGTACGTTATCTTAAGAATGCCAAGTGGTGAGATGAGACAAGTACTAGCTGAGTGTATGGCAAGTATCGGTGTAGTTGGTAACGAAGACTGGGCTAACATCACTATTGGCAAAGCCGGACGTAATCGCTACCGTGGTATTCGCCCACAAACACGTGGTTCTGCTATGAACCCAGTTGATCACCCACACGGTGGTGGTGAAGGTAAGAAAAATTCAGGCCGTCACCCAGTTACTCCATGGGGTAAACCAACTAAAGGTGCTAAGACTCGCCGTAAAAAAGCTAGCGATAAGCTTATAATTTCAAGAAGGAAAGGAAAATAG
- the rplN gene encoding 50S ribosomal protein L14 yields MIQSFTRLAVADNSGAKELMCIKVLGGSKRRYATLGDIIVCSVKKALPNGKIKKGQVVKAVVVRTKKEVQRDNGSLIRFDENAAVILDSKKEPVGTRIFGPVGREVRYANFMKIVSLAPEVL; encoded by the coding sequence ATGATTCAAAGTTTTACAAGACTTGCAGTTGCTGATAATAGTGGCGCAAAAGAGTTAATGTGTATAAAAGTTCTTGGCGGCAGCAAAAGAAGATACGCTACGCTTGGCGATATCATAGTTTGCTCTGTTAAAAAAGCTCTTCCAAATGGCAAGATCAAAAAAGGACAGGTTGTAAAAGCTGTTGTTGTAAGAACTAAAAAAGAGGTTCAAAGAGATAATGGTTCGCTAATCCGCTTTGACGAGAACGCAGCTGTTATACTTGATAGCAAAAAAGAGCCAGTCGGCACTCGTATTTTTGGACCAGTTGGACGTGAAGTTAGATATGCTAACTTTATGAAAATTGTTTCGCTAGCTCCGGAGGTTTTATAA
- the rpsQ gene encoding 30S ribosomal protein S17 translates to MALKREIQGVVLQKAGDKTATILVERRVMHPRYHKFVKRFKKYLVHDEKNETRAGDTVVAIECRPLSARKNFRLKAVLAKGVE, encoded by the coding sequence ATGGCATTAAAAAGAGAAATTCAAGGTGTTGTTTTACAAAAAGCTGGAGATAAAACAGCTACTATTTTGGTAGAAAGACGCGTTATGCACCCAAGATACCATAAATTTGTAAAACGCTTTAAAAAGTATTTAGTTCACGATGAGAAAAATGAGACAAGAGCAGGCGATACAGTTGTTGCGATCGAGTGCAGACCACTTTCAGCTCGCAAGAATTTTCGCTTAAAAGCTGTATTGGCAAAGGGAGTTGAGTAA
- the rplV gene encoding 50S ribosomal protein L22: MSKAIIKFVRLSPTKARLIAREVQGMNAELALASLQFMPNRGAKFIANAISSAVANGGFEPEEVVVTSCRVDAGPVLKRFRPRARGTASKIRKPTSHVMVEVSKPEKKEA; the protein is encoded by the coding sequence ATGAGTAAAGCAATTATAAAATTTGTAAGACTTTCTCCTACAAAAGCAAGACTTATAGCAAGAGAAGTTCAAGGCATGAATGCCGAGTTAGCACTTGCAAGCTTGCAATTTATGCCAAATCGTGGTGCTAAATTTATAGCAAACGCTATTAGCTCAGCAGTAGCAAATGGCGGATTTGAGCCAGAAGAGGTTGTAGTAACTAGTTGCCGCGTTGACGCTGGTCCTGTATTAAAGAGATTTAGACCAAGAGCAAGAGGAACAGCGAGCAAAATTCGCAAACCTACTTCTCATGTAATGGTAGAAGTATCTAAACCTGAAAAGAAGGAAGCATAA
- the rpsS gene encoding 30S ribosomal protein S19, which yields MARSLKKGPFVDDHVMKKVIAAKNANDNKPIKTWSRRSTIVPEMIGLTFNVHNGKSFIPVYVTENHIGYKLGEFAPTRTFKGHKGSVQKKIGK from the coding sequence ATGGCAAGATCACTCAAAAAAGGTCCTTTCGTAGATGATCATGTAATGAAAAAAGTTATTGCCGCAAAGAATGCAAACGATAACAAGCCAATCAAAACTTGGTCAAGACGTAGCACGATTGTACCTGAAATGATTGGACTAACATTTAACGTTCATAATGGCAAGAGCTTTATTCCTGTATATGTTACAGAAAATCATATAGGCTATAAACTTGGCGAATTTGCTCCAACACGCACATTTAAGGGTCACAAAGGCTCAGTGCAAAAGAAAATCGGCAAGTAA
- a CDS encoding ribonuclease HII: MAKICGIDEAGRGALAGPLSVAACVLNKEISGLNDSKKLTAKKREELFKEIIKSSNFLIIYFSNAQIDELGLSECLRRALKIFKAHFEGFEIIYDGNLDYGVGITTMIKADSKVAGVSAASILAKVSRDSLMKGWDKIYSKYGFAGHKGYGTKAHLDAIAKFGYSSLHRKSFVVKSFEKSLFD; encoded by the coding sequence ATGGCAAAAATTTGTGGCATAGATGAGGCTGGACGTGGGGCTTTAGCTGGGCCTTTAAGCGTAGCGGCCTGCGTGCTTAATAAAGAAATTTCAGGCCTAAACGACTCCAAAAAACTAACCGCAAAAAAGCGTGAGGAGCTTTTTAAAGAGATCATAAAAAGCTCAAATTTTCTCATCATCTACTTCTCAAATGCGCAAATAGACGAACTTGGGCTAAGCGAGTGCTTAAGACGAGCGCTCAAAATTTTTAAGGCGCACTTTGAGGGTTTTGAGATTATTTATGATGGAAATTTAGACTATGGCGTTGGTATCACAACGATGATAAAAGCTGACAGCAAAGTCGCTGGGGTAAGCGCTGCTAGCATATTAGCAAAGGTTAGTCGTGATAGTTTGATGAAAGGCTGGGATAAAATTTACTCAAAGTATGGCTTTGCAGGGCACAAAGGATACGGCACAAAGGCTCACCTAGATGCCATTGCCAAGTTTGGCTATTCAAGCCTTCATAGAAAAAGCTTTGTAGTAAAGTCTTTTGAAAAATCTCTATTTGACTAA
- a CDS encoding ATP-binding protein → MNQLELYYNHPLKSDKFIPRKYEIISPKTLIIGAISSGKTALVYEFLSHYKSEERLYINLDDLRIDRALLLANLKEFLEKNTQIKVLAVENLQATDLINLSFLKGATLENIILTSKEFSLTIDGFARINLNYLDYEEFILFFKKNLDQDLLFSYFLAHGNEIASAFLDSSEVTAHLQQLLKANLSEQSIAILKECAPKCHDVLSTFGIYKNLKEHMKISKDSVYNTVASLNENGFIELVPNLDESSTSKKLYFTNFALRNALYLKKDFLAVFANVVFCELLKFKDEIYYTKEIDFFLNKRKIAIICVPFSAPEIIFLKFKKLHASLKELGVSKLQIISVANQAELSFEGIKCEILPFSRWSLGL, encoded by the coding sequence ATGAACCAATTAGAGCTTTATTACAATCATCCGCTTAAATCCGATAAATTTATCCCCAGAAAATATGAGATCATCTCGCCAAAGACACTCATCATTGGCGCTATTTCAAGTGGCAAAACAGCCCTTGTTTATGAATTTTTGAGCCACTATAAAAGCGAGGAGAGGCTTTATATAAATTTAGACGATCTAAGGATAGATAGAGCCTTACTTTTAGCAAATTTAAAAGAATTTTTAGAAAAAAATACCCAGATAAAGGTGCTCGCAGTTGAAAATTTACAAGCCACTGATCTTATAAATTTAAGCTTTTTAAAGGGCGCAACACTTGAAAACATTATCCTTACAAGCAAAGAATTTTCACTCACGATTGACGGCTTTGCTCGCATAAATTTAAACTATCTCGATTACGAGGAATTTATACTATTTTTTAAGAAAAATTTGGACCAAGACCTGCTTTTTAGCTACTTTTTGGCTCACGGCAACGAGATAGCAAGTGCCTTTTTAGACTCCAGCGAGGTCACGGCACACTTGCAGCAGCTCTTAAAAGCAAATTTAAGCGAGCAAAGCATTGCGATTTTAAAAGAATGTGCTCCAAAATGCCACGATGTGCTTAGTACTTTTGGTATCTACAAAAACCTAAAAGAGCATATGAAAATCTCAAAAGATAGTGTCTATAACACAGTAGCCAGCCTTAATGAAAATGGCTTTATAGAATTAGTACCAAATTTAGATGAGAGCAGCACGAGCAAAAAGCTCTACTTTACAAATTTTGCACTTCGTAACGCTTTGTATCTAAAAAAGGACTTTTTGGCCGTCTTTGCAAATGTTGTTTTTTGCGAATTGCTTAAATTTAAAGATGAAATTTACTACACAAAAGAGATTGATTTCTTCCTTAATAAAAGGAAGATCGCGATCATCTGTGTACCGTTTTCTGCACCAGAGATCATCTTTTTAAAATTTAAAAAACTCCACGCAAGCTTAAAAGAGCTGGGTGTAAGTAAACTTCAGATAATCAGTGTCGCAAACCAAGCTGAGCTTAGCTTTGAGGGCATAAAATGCGAAATTTTGCCATTTTCTAGGTGGAGTCTAGGTTTATAA
- a CDS encoding 50S ribosomal protein L23, with protein MADITDIKTIIYTEKTLGLQEQGVVVIQTSPRVTKNSLKAVLQEYFGVTPVRVNSLRISGKVKRFRGRAGQRDEIKKFYVKLPEGVSLENTEA; from the coding sequence ATGGCGGATATAACTGATATCAAAACAATTATTTATACAGAAAAAACTCTAGGCCTTCAAGAACAAGGCGTTGTTGTTATCCAAACTTCACCAAGAGTTACAAAAAACAGCTTAAAAGCAGTTTTACAGGAGTATTTTGGAGTAACGCCTGTTCGCGTAAATTCACTTAGAATTAGCGGTAAGGTTAAGCGTTTTAGAGGAAGAGCAGGCCAACGTGACGAGATAAAGAAATTTTACGTTAAGTTACCTGAAGGCGTAAGCCTAGAAAATACGGAGGCGTAA
- the tpx gene encoding thiol peroxidase, with translation MATTKFKGSEVNLSGNEVFVGSYAPEAKVVAQDLSEFSVGGNNGVEVLVCLPSLDTGVCAAEARKFNEKVAGKHGVKLSIISNDLPFAMGRFCTTEGIENLRVGSDFRYGEFAKNYGVLMSDGPLKGLLARAVFVINDGVIIHKQIVPEVTEEPNYDAVFDAIKSSGSCGCGCH, from the coding sequence ATGGCAACTACAAAATTTAAAGGTAGTGAGGTAAATTTAAGTGGAAACGAGGTCTTCGTAGGCTCTTATGCGCCTGAAGCAAAAGTCGTAGCGCAAGATCTTAGTGAGTTTAGTGTAGGCGGAAATAATGGCGTAGAAGTACTTGTTTGCTTGCCATCACTTGATACTGGCGTTTGCGCAGCAGAGGCTCGTAAATTTAACGAAAAAGTAGCCGGCAAACACGGCGTAAAACTTAGCATCATCTCAAATGATTTGCCATTTGCGATGGGGAGATTTTGCACGACTGAAGGCATAGAAAATTTACGTGTAGGAAGTGACTTTAGATACGGAGAATTTGCTAAAAACTATGGCGTTTTAATGAGCGATGGCCCACTAAAAGGACTACTTGCAAGAGCGGTATTTGTCATCAATGATGGCGTAATAATTCACAAACAAATCGTCCCTGAAGTGACAGAAGAGCCAAACTATGATGCTGTATTTGATGCTATTAAAAGTAGTGGTAGTTGTGGTTGTGGCTGCCATTAA
- the rpsJ gene encoding 30S ribosomal protein S10: MERIRLKLKAYDHRVLDRTVAAIVEAVKRTGADVRGPVPMPTKIKRYTVLKSPHINKDSREQFEMRIHARMLDIVAATPETVDSLTKLDLAPEVNVEVRAMK, from the coding sequence ATGGAAAGAATCAGGTTAAAGCTAAAAGCTTACGACCATAGAGTTCTAGACCGCACTGTTGCAGCAATCGTAGAAGCTGTCAAACGAACAGGTGCCGACGTTCGTGGCCCGGTACCAATGCCTACAAAGATCAAACGCTATACAGTCTTAAAATCTCCACACATCAACAAAGACTCACGTGAGCAGTTTGAGATGAGAATACACGCTCGTATGCTTGACATCGTAGCTGCTACTCCAGAAACTGTAGATAGCCTAACAAAACTCGACCTAGCTCCAGAAGTTAATGTCGAAGTTCGTGCGATGAAATAA
- the rplC gene encoding 50S ribosomal protein L3, which produces MEYIVEKIGMSRTIATKSTPVTLLKLVEAKVCEIDENKRAIVAYAHTKANNKAIAGQQKKYNLTAEFNKFATLEVANSEVGNLDFTPLNEAKILKVSFNSKGRGYQGVVKRHGFGGGPKSHGSRFHRRHGSIGNCEWPGRVQPGMKMAGHMGNEKVTVKNELISFDAQNGIVVVKGCVPGHNGAMGKIRIVK; this is translated from the coding sequence ATGGAATATATTGTAGAAAAAATAGGCATGAGTAGAACGATTGCCACGAAGAGTACGCCAGTTACACTACTTAAGCTAGTTGAGGCTAAAGTATGTGAGATCGACGAAAACAAACGTGCTATCGTAGCGTATGCCCACACTAAAGCAAACAATAAAGCTATCGCTGGTCAGCAAAAGAAATACAATCTGACTGCAGAATTTAACAAATTTGCTACGCTTGAAGTAGCTAATAGCGAAGTTGGAAACCTAGACTTTACACCATTAAATGAGGCTAAAATTTTAAAAGTTAGTTTTAACTCAAAAGGTAGAGGATACCAAGGTGTGGTAAAAAGACATGGTTTCGGTGGTGGTCCAAAAAGCCACGGCTCACGTTTCCACAGACGCCACGGTTCAATTGGTAACTGCGAATGGCCAGGTCGTGTTCAACCAGGTATGAAAATGGCAGGACACATGGGCAATGAGAAAGTTACTGTTAAAAACGAGCTAATAAGCTTTGACGCTCAAAATGGCATCGTAGTTGTAAAAGGTTGCGTTCCTGGTCACAATGGTGCAATGGGTAAAATAAGGATTGTAAAATGA
- the rpmC gene encoding 50S ribosomal protein L29, translating into MKYTELKDKSVAELNALLKEKKVLLFTLRQKLKTMQLSNPNEISAVRKEIAQINTAISATRQGA; encoded by the coding sequence ATGAAATATACTGAGTTAAAAGATAAGAGCGTTGCAGAATTAAACGCGTTGCTAAAAGAGAAAAAGGTGCTTTTATTTACTTTAAGACAAAAGCTAAAAACTATGCAGTTAAGCAACCCTAATGAGATTAGTGCTGTTCGCAAAGAGATAGCTCAGATCAACACTGCAATTAGTGCAACAAGACAAGGGGCGTAA
- the rplD gene encoding 50S ribosomal protein L4 has product MSKIHVLNDKFENSGELELPASYAEVNPHNLYLYVKSYLAGIRANTAHTKSRAFVSGGGKKPWRQKGRGGARAGSTRTNVWVGGAVAFGPTNEKNYFQKVNKKQKRLALEYALAVKAQDGKIFAVDSISIESGKTKDAANIIKNLKVKDALIVKDLLDDKTLLAFRNLANCYVVDANEVNAYLVSTFSSVIIEKAALKTITKEG; this is encoded by the coding sequence ATGAGTAAAATTCACGTATTAAACGATAAATTTGAAAATTCAGGCGAGTTAGAGCTTCCTGCAAGCTACGCTGAAGTAAATCCGCACAACCTATATCTTTATGTAAAATCTTACCTTGCTGGTATAAGAGCAAATACGGCTCATACTAAAAGTCGTGCTTTTGTAAGCGGCGGTGGTAAAAAACCATGGAGACAAAAAGGACGTGGTGGTGCAAGAGCGGGTTCAACTAGAACTAACGTTTGGGTAGGTGGTGCAGTTGCATTTGGTCCAACAAACGAGAAAAACTATTTTCAAAAAGTCAATAAAAAACAAAAAAGACTAGCTCTTGAGTACGCTTTGGCAGTAAAAGCACAAGATGGTAAAATTTTCGCAGTAGATAGCATCTCAATCGAGTCTGGAAAGACAAAAGATGCAGCTAATATCATCAAAAATTTAAAAGTAAAAGACGCGCTTATCGTTAAAGATTTACTAGACGACAAAACACTACTTGCTTTTAGAAATTTAGCAAACTGCTATGTAGTAGATGCAAATGAGGTAAATGCTTATCTTGTCTCTACATTTAGTTCGGTTATCATTGAAAAAGCTGCACTAAAAACTATAACAAAAGAGGGCTAA
- a CDS encoding S-adenosylmethionine tRNA ribosyltransferase yields the protein MRAFIGIFILIVGLFGYEINHENWAKFYKFIGEANGIKFEVYMNYFKDEFENFKQSKSFKVPAKISGHIFFDGTKYDYEKGNLEQNSSEISSLNAVSDKINLDVKNENGELKGKIIVKNKAYNATIKKEKEYEMLNIGIQMTEANGTRYEAIINDIFAKESAKKNKNKLLSTLYDLKSERKKWPNNQFESLDNIYYINDKIKSICTYKNNKTSCDVVLLKTNKKLKLKQIFKDMNDPHLKAILATAGVSENFVLSPLGLTFLNEEQISVPLDELRPYFSDEIGL from the coding sequence ATGAGAGCATTTATTGGGATTTTTATACTTATAGTAGGCCTATTTGGCTATGAGATAAATCACGAAAACTGGGCAAAATTTTATAAATTTATTGGTGAGGCAAATGGTATAAAATTTGAAGTTTATATGAACTATTTTAAAGATGAATTTGAAAATTTTAAGCAAAGTAAGAGCTTTAAAGTGCCGGCCAAGATAAGCGGACATATCTTTTTTGATGGTACAAAATACGACTACGAAAAAGGTAATCTTGAGCAAAATAGCAGTGAAATTTCATCGCTAAATGCTGTATCTGATAAGATAAATTTAGACGTTAAAAATGAAAATGGCGAGCTAAAGGGCAAAATAATCGTTAAAAACAAAGCCTATAATGCGACTATCAAAAAAGAAAAAGAGTATGAAATGCTAAATATTGGCATACAAATGACTGAAGCAAATGGCACGAGATACGAAGCTATAATTAACGATATATTTGCCAAAGAATCGGCTAAAAAAAATAAAAATAAATTACTCTCGACACTTTATGACCTAAAAAGTGAGCGTAAAAAATGGCCAAATAACCAATTTGAGAGCCTAGATAACATCTACTATATAAATGACAAAATAAAAAGCATCTGCACCTATAAAAATAATAAAACTAGCTGCGATGTCGTCTTACTTAAAACCAACAAAAAGCTAAAGTTAAAGCAGATTTTTAAAGATATGAACGACCCTCATCTAAAAGCAATCCTCGCAACAGCAGGCGTTAGTGAAAATTTTGTACTTTCGCCACTTGGGCTTACCTTTTTAAACGAGGAGCAAATTAGCGTGCCACTTGATGAGCTAAGACCTTACTTTAGCGATGAAATCGGACTTTAA